Proteins from a genomic interval of Oncorhynchus clarkii lewisi isolate Uvic-CL-2024 chromosome 13, UVic_Ocla_1.0, whole genome shotgun sequence:
- the LOC139424006 gene encoding ras-related protein Rab-37-like isoform X3: MSTKKASLKDKETKNGTSKYVLERCASVCEYFDIAFKVMLLGDSAVGKTCVLVRFKDGAFLGGNFIATVGIDFRNKVVTVDNAKVKLQIWDTAGQERFRSVTHAYYRDAQALLLLYDITSKSSFDNIRAWLTEIHEYAQKDVVIMLLGNKTDMAGERVIKREEGEKLAKEYGVPFMETSAKTGVNVELAFLAVAKELKHRAAQQPNEPKFQIHEYIASEKQKSGCCGGYM, from the exons ATGTCCACAAAGAAGGCATCGTTGAAGGATAAAGAGACTAAAAACGGAACATCAAAATATGTGTTGGAGAGATGCGCCTCGGTTTGCGAGTATTTTGATATTGCCTTCAAG GTGATGCTACTGGGAGACTCTGCGGTGGGGAAGACATGTGTGCTGGTGCGCTTTAAAGACGGGGCCTTTTTGGGAGGCAACTTCATAGCCACCGTGGGAATAGACTTTAGG AATAAAGTTGTGACGGTGGACAACGCGAAGGTCAAACTCCAG ATCTGGGATACTGCAGGACAGGAGAGATTCCGCAGTGTCACGCACGCCTACTACAGAGACGCACAAG CCCTCCTCCTGCTCTATGACATCACCAGCAAGTCATCCTTTGACAACATCAGG gCCTGGCTGACTGAAATTCATGAGTATGCTCAGAAGGATGTGGTCATCATGTTGCTTGGCAACAAG ACGGACATGGCCGGAGAGAGAGTCATCAAgcgtgaggagggagagaagctGGCCAAG GAATATGGAGTCCCTTTCATGGAGACCAGTGCCAAGACTGGAGTCAACGTAGAGCTGGCCTTCTTGGCTGTAGCAAA GGAGTTGAAGCACAGAGCTGCCCAGCAGCCCAACGAGCCCAAGTTCCAGATCCATGAATACATTGCGTCTGAGAAGCAGAAGTCTGGCTGCTGTGGTGGCTACATGTAG
- the LOC139424006 gene encoding ras-related protein Rab-37-like isoform X2 yields the protein MSTKKASLKDKETKNGTSKYVLERCASVCEYFDIAFKVMLLGDSAVGKTCVLVRFKDGAFLGGNFIATVGIDFRNKVVTVDNAKVKLQIWDTAGQERFRSVTHAYYRDAQGNLCYIETLPGCVCGRILRTQGSVRLSAFLFSALLLLYDITSKSSFDNIRAWLTEIHEYAQKDVVIMLLGNKTDMAGERVIKREEGEKLAKEYGVPFMETSAKTGVNVELAFLAVAKELKHRAAQQPNEPKFQIHEYIASEKQKSGCCGGYM from the exons ATGTCCACAAAGAAGGCATCGTTGAAGGATAAAGAGACTAAAAACGGAACATCAAAATATGTGTTGGAGAGATGCGCCTCGGTTTGCGAGTATTTTGATATTGCCTTCAAG GTGATGCTACTGGGAGACTCTGCGGTGGGGAAGACATGTGTGCTGGTGCGCTTTAAAGACGGGGCCTTTTTGGGAGGCAACTTCATAGCCACCGTGGGAATAGACTTTAGG AATAAAGTTGTGACGGTGGACAACGCGAAGGTCAAACTCCAG ATCTGGGATACTGCAGGACAGGAGAGATTCCGCAGTGTCACGCACGCCTACTACAGAGACGCACAAGGTAATCTCTGCTATATTGAAACACttcctggttgtgtgtgtggtagaaTACTAAGAACACAAGGCTCTGTGagactctctgcctttctcttctCAGCCCTCCTCCTGCTCTATGACATCACCAGCAAGTCATCCTTTGACAACATCAGG gCCTGGCTGACTGAAATTCATGAGTATGCTCAGAAGGATGTGGTCATCATGTTGCTTGGCAACAAG ACGGACATGGCCGGAGAGAGAGTCATCAAgcgtgaggagggagagaagctGGCCAAG GAATATGGAGTCCCTTTCATGGAGACCAGTGCCAAGACTGGAGTCAACGTAGAGCTGGCCTTCTTGGCTGTAGCAAA GGAGTTGAAGCACAGAGCTGCCCAGCAGCCCAACGAGCCCAAGTTCCAGATCCATGAATACATTGCGTCTGAGAAGCAGAAGTCTGGCTGCTGTGGTGGCTACATGTAG